A window from Micromonospora terminaliae encodes these proteins:
- a CDS encoding 2'-5' RNA ligase family protein, which produces MAHSVDGRDGAPDAGETIQIGIAVDIPEPWGGMLTRRRVEAGDPLAVPAHVTLLGPTEIPVRALPAVEEHLARVAATHLPFTLHLRGTGTFRPVTQVVFVAVAAGISECELLAAAINAAPELHREARFPYHPHVTVAQDVPPEVLDKAYEDLADFSALFEVEAFTLFSHSGATRWQPRRDFRLGG; this is translated from the coding sequence CGGGGCGCCGGACGCCGGTGAGACGATCCAGATCGGGATCGCGGTCGACATCCCGGAGCCCTGGGGCGGGATGCTCACCCGCCGGCGGGTCGAGGCCGGCGATCCGCTGGCCGTCCCGGCGCACGTCACGCTGCTCGGTCCCACCGAGATCCCGGTGCGCGCGCTGCCGGCCGTCGAGGAGCACCTGGCGCGGGTGGCCGCCACCCACCTGCCGTTCACGCTGCACCTGCGGGGCACCGGCACGTTCCGGCCGGTGACCCAGGTGGTCTTCGTGGCCGTGGCCGCCGGGATCAGCGAGTGCGAACTGCTCGCCGCCGCCATCAACGCGGCCCCCGAGCTGCACCGCGAGGCGCGCTTCCCGTACCACCCGCACGTCACGGTCGCCCAGGACGTGCCGCCGGAGGTGCTCGACAAGGCGTACGAGGACCTGGCCGACTTCTCCGCCCTGTTCGAGGTGGAGGCGTTCACGCTCTTCTCGCACAGCGGGGCCACCCGGTGGCAGCCCCGCCGCGACTTCCGCCTCGGCGGCTGA
- a CDS encoding YihY/virulence factor BrkB family protein, which yields MNVIGRIEAALGRRIDAARARSSAFDHVWRAGTLYADLLGGRLAAAIAYYGFFAVFALALVAYWIFGTILQDNREVSRAAADFLEGNLPFLDPQQIAESSNTVGVIGLVILVFTGIGWVEAIRSSQRLMYGFNQQPGNLVVRRLVDLGVLVAVFVLLGVSVAAVDALESLLRFLVRSTGSVGLTTVSAVLSVLVNAVLATALLVAVPRLRMSRRRLRPAVLAVAVGITLLNTVGRYYVVRTERNPAYTVVATAVGLLLYLYLLNQMVLFGAALAATSRYGRVVDLAEGGAVREVDVEVDEETEPGTPGGAG from the coding sequence GTGAACGTCATCGGCCGGATCGAGGCGGCGCTCGGTCGCCGCATCGACGCGGCCCGGGCCCGCTCGTCGGCCTTCGACCACGTGTGGCGGGCCGGGACGCTCTACGCCGACCTGCTGGGCGGCCGGCTGGCCGCCGCCATCGCCTACTACGGCTTCTTCGCCGTGTTCGCGCTGGCCCTGGTCGCGTACTGGATCTTCGGCACGATCCTCCAGGACAACCGCGAGGTCAGCCGGGCGGCGGCCGACTTCCTGGAGGGGAACCTGCCGTTCCTCGACCCCCAGCAGATCGCCGAGAGCAGCAACACCGTCGGCGTGATCGGTCTGGTCATCCTGGTCTTCACGGGGATCGGCTGGGTCGAGGCGATCCGCTCCTCACAGCGGCTCATGTACGGCTTCAACCAGCAGCCCGGCAACCTGGTGGTGCGCCGCCTGGTCGACCTGGGGGTGCTGGTCGCGGTCTTCGTGCTGCTCGGTGTCTCGGTGGCCGCCGTGGACGCGCTGGAGTCGCTGCTGCGGTTCCTGGTGCGCAGCACCGGGTCGGTCGGGCTGACCACGGTCAGCGCGGTGCTCAGCGTGCTGGTCAACGCGGTGCTGGCCACCGCGCTGCTGGTGGCGGTGCCCCGGCTGCGGATGAGCCGCCGCCGGCTGCGCCCCGCCGTGCTGGCGGTCGCCGTGGGCATCACGCTGCTCAACACCGTCGGGCGCTACTACGTGGTGCGCACCGAGCGGAACCCGGCGTACACCGTGGTGGCCACGGCCGTGGGGCTGCTGCTCTACCTCTACCTGCTCAACCAGATGGTGCTCTTCGGCGCCGCGCTGGCCGCCACGAGCCGCTACGGGCGGGTGGTGGACCTGGCCGAGGGTGGCGCCGTGCGGGAGGTGGACGTGGAGGTCGACGAGGAGACCGAGCCGGGGACGCCGGGAGGGGCGGGATGA
- a CDS encoding GntR family transcriptional regulator: MKIRIEPDSATPPYEQVRGQVAAMIGDGRLPVGTRLPAVRQLAADLDLAVNTVARAYRELESAGLVETRGRHGTVVAPGRDDADDRLHRAATAYAAEALRLGVPPDRAVALVRAALDAGTHG; the protein is encoded by the coding sequence ATGAAAATTCGGATCGAGCCGGACTCGGCGACGCCCCCGTACGAGCAGGTGCGCGGGCAGGTCGCCGCCATGATCGGCGACGGCCGGCTGCCGGTGGGCACCCGGCTTCCGGCGGTCCGGCAGCTCGCCGCCGACCTGGACCTGGCCGTGAACACGGTGGCGCGGGCGTACCGGGAGCTGGAGTCCGCCGGGCTGGTGGAGACCCGGGGCCGGCACGGCACGGTGGTGGCCCCGGGGCGCGACGACGCCGACGACCGCCTGCACCGGGCCGCCACGGCGTACGCCGCCGAGGCGCTCCGGCTGGGTGTCCCACCGGACCGCGCCGTCGCCCTGGTCCGTGCGGCTCTGGACGCCGGTACGCACGGGTGA
- a CDS encoding glycoside hydrolase family 13 protein, with product MTSAPHPTPLTADDDWWRSAVVYQVYVRSFADANGDGVGDLQGIRQRLPYLRELGVDALWLTPFYTSPQVDAGYDVADYRNVDPLFGNLTDFDAMITDAHALGLRIIVDLVPNHTSSAHPWFAAALAAGPGSPERERYLFAEGRGEQGEQPPNDWESIFGGPAWTRVADGQWYLHLFDPAQPDLNWRHPEVRAEFEDILRFWLDRGVDGFRIDVAHGMIKAEGLPDVGFNSMTTGQRQSELLGKGRLPYFDQDEVHDIYRAWRPILDSYPGGRMAVAEAWAETPQRLARYIGPDELHQAFSFDFLDATWSADSFRKVIDTALAESTIVGAPTTWVLSNHDRQRHVTRYGDGEVGLRRARAAALLMFALPGCAYVYQGEELGLPEVLDLPDELRQDPAFLRTGESRDGCRVPIPWSGELAPYGFGPESSELSWLPAPATWRALSVAAQAGVTGSTLELYRAALRIRHEHPALAGTGGITWLETEPGVLAFRRSAGDAELTCVVNLSGAEVTIAGHGRPVVASAGLTERGDGHVLPVDAAAWFERR from the coding sequence ATGACCTCCGCCCCCCACCCCACGCCGCTGACCGCCGACGACGACTGGTGGCGGTCCGCGGTCGTCTACCAGGTCTACGTCCGCAGCTTCGCGGACGCCAACGGTGACGGTGTCGGGGACCTCCAGGGCATCCGGCAGCGCCTGCCGTACCTGCGCGAGCTCGGCGTGGACGCGCTCTGGTTGACCCCCTTCTACACCTCGCCGCAGGTCGACGCCGGCTACGACGTGGCCGACTACCGGAACGTGGACCCGCTCTTCGGCAACCTGACCGACTTCGACGCGATGATCACCGACGCGCACGCCCTGGGCCTGCGGATCATCGTGGACCTGGTGCCCAACCACACCTCCAGCGCGCACCCGTGGTTCGCCGCGGCGCTGGCCGCCGGCCCCGGCTCCCCCGAGCGGGAGCGCTACCTCTTCGCCGAGGGCAGGGGCGAACAGGGCGAGCAGCCGCCGAACGACTGGGAGAGCATCTTCGGCGGCCCCGCGTGGACCCGCGTCGCCGACGGCCAGTGGTACCTGCACCTGTTCGACCCGGCCCAGCCCGACCTCAACTGGCGCCACCCGGAGGTACGCGCCGAGTTCGAGGACATCCTGCGGTTCTGGCTCGACCGGGGTGTGGACGGCTTCCGCATCGACGTGGCGCACGGGATGATCAAGGCCGAGGGGCTGCCGGACGTCGGCTTCAACTCGATGACCACCGGCCAGCGCCAGTCCGAGCTGCTGGGCAAGGGCCGGCTGCCCTACTTCGACCAGGACGAGGTGCACGACATCTACCGCGCCTGGCGGCCGATCCTGGACAGCTACCCGGGCGGCCGGATGGCGGTCGCCGAGGCGTGGGCGGAGACCCCGCAGCGGCTGGCCCGCTACATCGGCCCGGACGAGCTGCACCAGGCGTTCAGCTTCGACTTCCTCGACGCCACCTGGTCGGCCGACTCGTTCCGCAAGGTGATCGACACGGCCCTCGCGGAGTCCACCATCGTGGGCGCGCCGACCACCTGGGTGCTCTCCAACCACGACCGGCAGCGGCACGTCACCCGGTACGGCGACGGCGAGGTCGGGCTGCGCCGCGCTCGGGCCGCCGCCCTGCTGATGTTCGCCCTGCCCGGCTGCGCCTACGTCTACCAGGGCGAGGAGCTGGGCCTGCCCGAGGTGCTGGACCTCCCCGACGAGCTGCGGCAGGACCCCGCGTTCCTGCGCACCGGCGAGAGCCGGGACGGCTGCCGGGTGCCGATCCCGTGGAGCGGCGAGCTGGCCCCGTACGGCTTCGGCCCGGAGAGCAGCGAGCTGAGCTGGCTGCCGGCCCCGGCGACCTGGCGTGCCCTCTCGGTGGCCGCCCAGGCCGGGGTGACCGGCTCGACGCTGGAGCTCTACCGGGCCGCGCTGCGGATCCGGCACGAGCACCCGGCGCTGGCCGGCACCGGCGGCATCACCTGGCTGGAGACCGAGCCCGGGGTGCTGGCGTTCCGCCGCTCCGCCGGGGACGCCGAGCTGACCTGCGTGGTCAACCTCAGCGGCGCGGAGGTGACGATCGCCGGCCACGGCCGGCCGGTCGTCGCCAGCGCCGGCCTCACCGAGCGGGGCGACGGGCACGTCCTGCCGGTCGACGCGGCTGCGTGGTTCGAACGGCGCTGA
- a CDS encoding LacI family DNA-binding transcriptional regulator, protein MRARLSDIAQQAEVSEATVSRVLNDRPGVAPETRQAVLTALDVLGYERPARLRKRSAGLVGLVVPELDNPIFPAFAQVIESTLAQSGFTPVLCTQTPGGVTEDEYVEMLLDRQVSGIVFVSGLHADTAANHDRYRALIARPLPIVMINGYAPGIAAPFVSCDDGEATELAVAHLVALGHRRIGLITGPDRFVPVQRRVAGFRAAMSRLAGATEAEVGELAELSLFGVEGGEAAAGRLIERGVTGLVCGSDLMALGAIRAARQRGLGVPGDVSVVGYDDSPLMAFTDPPLTTMRQPVAAMAVAAVRALVDEINGHAAPNSEYLFRPELVVRGSTAVARPAGGPAQQRPSSVNPTLAIPA, encoded by the coding sequence ATGCGCGCTCGACTGTCCGACATCGCCCAACAGGCCGAAGTCAGCGAGGCCACGGTGTCGCGGGTGCTCAACGACCGCCCCGGAGTGGCCCCGGAGACCCGGCAGGCGGTCCTCACCGCCCTCGACGTGCTCGGCTACGAGCGCCCCGCCCGGCTGCGCAAGCGCAGCGCCGGGCTGGTCGGCCTCGTCGTGCCCGAGCTGGACAACCCCATCTTCCCGGCCTTCGCCCAGGTCATCGAGTCGACGCTGGCGCAGAGCGGGTTCACCCCGGTGCTCTGCACGCAGACCCCCGGTGGCGTCACCGAGGACGAGTACGTGGAGATGCTGCTGGACCGCCAGGTCTCCGGGATCGTCTTCGTCTCCGGCCTGCACGCCGACACCGCCGCCAACCACGACCGGTACCGGGCGCTCATCGCCCGTCCGTTGCCGATCGTCATGATCAACGGGTACGCGCCCGGCATCGCGGCGCCCTTCGTCTCCTGCGACGACGGCGAGGCCACGGAGCTGGCCGTCGCGCACCTGGTCGCGCTCGGCCACCGGCGGATCGGCCTGATCACCGGCCCGGACCGGTTCGTGCCGGTGCAGCGGCGGGTGGCCGGCTTCCGCGCCGCGATGTCCCGGCTGGCCGGCGCCACCGAGGCCGAGGTCGGCGAGCTCGCCGAGCTCTCCCTGTTCGGCGTCGAGGGCGGCGAGGCCGCCGCGGGCCGGCTCATCGAGCGCGGGGTCACCGGCCTGGTCTGCGGCTCGGACCTCATGGCGCTCGGCGCGATCCGGGCCGCCCGGCAGCGTGGGCTCGGCGTCCCCGGCGACGTCTCGGTGGTCGGCTACGACGACTCGCCGCTGATGGCCTTCACCGACCCGCCGCTGACCACCATGCGCCAGCCGGTCGCCGCCATGGCGGTGGCCGCCGTCCGCGCCCTGGTCGACGAGATCAACGGGCACGCCGCCCCGAACTCCGAGTACCTGTTCCGCCCGGAGCTGGTGGTGCGGGGCTCGACCGCGGTGGCCCGCCCGGCCGGCGGCCCGGCGCAGCAGCGTCCCTCCTCCGTCAACCCCACCCTGGCGATCCCCGCCTGA